The genomic region CCGGCCCGATATCACTGACCCCCTGCAAATACAGGGTAAAGGACACCACCGTTCCGATCACAATGATCGCCAGCATCCCCCAAAACACCTGCCAATCCAGGGAGACGGGAATCTGCCAGGGCCGGATAAACACAAGCAAAATCGACCCGCCCATCAACATACCACAGCCCGTAACGACGATGCTCCCCCATCTGTTAATAATTTTCCCTGGAATTATGGTGTACAGCATCAATCCCAAAGCGGCCATCAGGCCCCAGAAAAGGCCTTGGGTCGATATGACCAGGTTGCTGACATTGCCATGGGTGGCCAATAAAAAGGTGCCGGTTACAGCTAAAACAATCGCCACCCCTTCTGTCTTCGTGGGCAGCCGCCTGTCCATTCCGCAAACGAAAATCATAATCAATAAGGGTCCCAAGTACTGCAGCACCGTTGCCGTTCCCGCATTGCTGTGAGATATGGCCAATAAATAGGTATATTGACAGGCGATCAGCCCAAATATACTAAAAACAATGAGGGTCCAGCGGTCCTTTTTATTGCTGAACAACCCGACCATTTGCTCCCTGTATTTAAATAAAACCAAACAAAATAAGAGCAGTCCCGCCGTAAGCATCCGTACTACGGTAACCCAATGAGGGTCGATGCCCTTCACCGAAAAAAGGTATTGTCCGCAGGCACCGGAAAAACCCCAGCTAATCCCGCCGATAAGCGTCAGTATCGTCCCTCTGACAGCTTTTGTCCTGATACCTTGAGCCTTTTCTTCACGCTTTTCAACTATAAGTTCATTCATTATTCTCTTTCAAGTACTTGCTTCCAATCGGGTACTTGCCTTTGCCCTTCACTTTTTAATAATCCGGCTCGTTCAACCTATAAACTTCACAAAACACTGCCGGGAGCGGGGACCATCAAATTCACAAAAATAAATCCCTTGCCAGCGGCCTAAAAGCAGCCGGCCATCCTTAACGATGACGGTCTGAGAGCTCCCTATAAGGCTGGCCTTCAAATGGGCTGCCGAATTCCCTTCCCCATGCCTATCCTGAGCCATATCCCAAGGGCAGAGCTCATCCAGCCGCCTCAGAAGATCACGGCAAACATCGGGATCGGCATTCTCATTAATCGTGATTCCCGCCGTGGTATGAGGGCAATAAATCACTGCCACCCCATCCTTGAACTGGAAATTTTGCAAAAAACCTTCTATTAAAGAAGTAATATCAATCCATTGATTCCTTTTTTGAGTCTGTAGGTTCAGGGTATGGACCATGTTCTTCTCTCCCCCCTTCCCGTCTCACCACCCGGGTCATTTCCCGTTGATGCTTTTCGCAATAGATTTTCCAGGCGAATTTTTCAGACCGGTTTAAACAATAGCGGGCCATGCGCTCGTTAACAGCCTTTTGACAAATACTGCAGCGAATATCTCCATACTTGGGTCTGTACTGCATTCTTTCCCGGCGCTGACGGGCCGCATACTCATTGCGCAGGCCCAGATCGGTCAGATTGATTTTTTCTATCCTCTCCACAATCTCAAGGATCTCCTCATCACTGAGCACCGCAGGCTGATTCTGGGCCAGTTGCAGGATTGAAGCCGGCAGATCTATATCATAAAAGACCACACCCGAAAAAACTTTCAGATTGCAACTCCGGTTAAAGGTCACATAGGAAAACACGGGAATAGTTTTATCAAGCCCCGCCAGCTCCTGCAGCACCTGAACCCGGACCTGGTTCTCCATGATCGGATTGGGGAAGGTCTTCACCCTCCAGGTAATCGCCTGATACCACTTGGGTTCCTTTTCTTCCCCTACGATCAGTCCCGATAAATTATTGGCTTCTAAAAGAAAAATTCCATAAGGAGAGATCAGAACATGATCAATCTGGTGGAAGCGGCCCTTGGTTCCTAACAGGAGATTGCTCAGCCGGCGAAAGCATCTTGGTAAGTGGGCAAGCCCCACTTCAAGCTTATATTCCCCTATTTCATGTTTGCGTTGTTTCTTGCTCCGCAAGGAGCCTCTTTCCTTTGCCCAGTTATAAGTATAATAATTGGTTCTATATTTCTTCCTTTGCCAAACCTCCTGAGCCGCTTCCGGTTCAGGAGATATTTTTTTTGTTGCTTTTTTTCGATTCCAAAAGAACAAAGCTATCCCCCTAGTCATCAATTGCTCCATTATTGGCTTACAGCATGCCACTATTTTACCATATTCCAAGGTGAATAACTAACTTCTGAATCCTTTCACCCCAAAATATGTAATGAATTTCCACGTATTTCATAAAGTATTAATGAAGGAACTTTAGAACTTGATGTCGAATCAGAATAAAAATACGTGCATTTATAATAAAAGCCTAATCTGGGGTATCCTAGAGCGGGGGACTAAATTTCTGGGGTGAATCGCACTTCCTGTGCGTAGGGCTTACACTTTCGCCCGAATCCGTCAACTAACCCCGTAGGCTAAGAAAGGTGTCTGAGCATGCATTTTAAGGAAAGCTTGTCTCAATTCAAGACTTCTGCGTCCGATCAAGTTCAAAAAATTGCAAAAAACATTTCTTGGAAATCGCCTCGTGTTCTTGGTTCTTTGACAGTTACCCTTGTCCTGACCGGCAGCTTAGGATTTTATTTTCTAACGACGACCACTGCGGCGGCTGTGATGATCAACGGCCAGCAAGTGGGCTATGTGGAAAACTCCCTTAGCGGACAAACCCTTGTGGATACATACCTCCAGGAAAAAGGGGAGCCCTATGGTGTCGTTGCCAAGACACGGGACCAGATCAACTATGAAAGTGTCCGCATCAAAAACAGCGCTTATAAAGAGTCTGAAATCAAGGAAGAAAACTTAGCCGACTCTTTGAGCTATTATCTGGAAGGCTACAAAGTTCTGGCCAATGGAACCCCCATAGCTTATTTACCCAGTAAAGAAGACGCGGACAAATTACTTAAAGAATACGAAGAGTACTATTCCAAATCCAGCGATGAAAACAAGATCACTTCCGTCAGCTTCTTAGAAGAAGTAACCATTGAAAAGGTTTCCATTCAGCCCAGCCAAATGACCTCCCTGGAGCTGGCTTATGAACAGCTCATCGAAGGCCAGGTTACCACAAAAGAATATACTGTAGAGGAAAAAGACTCCTGGTGGTTGATCGCCCGCAAAAATAATATGTTGACCGCCGAAGTTTTGGCCGGGAATTCCGGGGCAACTGAAGACACTGTGATCAAACCGGGAGATGTGCTCAAACTTGTCACTGTTGAACCTTATCTGACTGTCGTAAGCCAAGGTACATATTCCGGACAGGAGATCATTCCTTATGACGTAGTCACTAAAACTGATTATAAACTTAACCCGGGCCAAACTAAAGTTGTCACTAAAGGCAGTAACGGTTCCAAAATTGTAACCTATTCTTATGAGCAGAGAAACGGTGTCGAGGTAGCCAAAAAAGTTCTCGATGAGAAGATTGTCGAGAAACCCGTTGATGAAGTCGTCTCTAAAGGTCCCAGCAAGCAAACAGTCAATGTAGCCTCTGCCACCTCGCGGGGCAGTGCCAACGGTTCTTCCCTTGTCGATCGGGCTCTCAGCTTTCAAGGTGCGAAATATGTTTTCGGAGGTACCAGTACCAGTGGTTTTGATTGCTCCGGCTTTACCAAGTACATCTATTCCGGGTCCGGGATCTCCCTTCCCCGAACCTCCTATGATCAATTCAATTCAGGTTCATCTGTGAGCAAAGATAATTTACAAGCGGGAGATCTGGTCTTCTTCAGCACCTATGCTTCCGGAGCCTCTCATGTAGGTATCTACATCGGTAACGGCAAGTTTGTTCACGCCTCCAATCCCGGAAGTGGGGTTAAGGTTTCCGGAGTAAGCGACAGCTTTTATGGCCCCCGCTATTTGGGAGCACGCCGTTACTAGTTGCCTGACCATTAAGATTTCTTAAAGCCAGGGGCTGTTCCGAGAGGACAAGCTCCTGGCTTAATTAATAGGGCTCTCCGGCCCCTCAGGCAGCACCACAGAAAAAAACACCTTCCCGTGATTTAAAGAAGGTGTGATCTCCTGAAAAATATCTCTAGTGAGGCTTTTTAGTAAAATAGAACATTCCGCCCACTGCCATAACCACTATAAAAAGGATTAGATAGTAGAGAACCGCCCAGCGGTGAGCATAAACAGCAGCGATGACCATAAAGACGCAGGCACAGATCGCCAGAGTAGGCATAATAAACCGTTTAAAGGCGCTTAAGGATTGCTCCTTTTTCATCATCATCATAAAGATGGGGATATACATAGCGTACAGTGTGACAATGGGGAGCTCCGAGCTGTCAAAGCTAAAGGGGCCAAACCAGGGAGCCGAGCCATGAATGGGTACCAAGTTTGCGCCAAAGAAATAGAGCAGCCACCCTGCCGTAAATAACAGTCCCATGATGGCGGAGTTGGTCGGCATATTGGTGTTGGCATCAATATTCTTATAGATATGGGGCTGAGGACCAAGATTTCTGGCGGCCAGGGAGTAAAATCCCCGGGTACATCCCAGCATTAATCCATTAAGGGTTCCTAAGCAGGAGATGACCACAAACACAAAGAGTACGGACCCGCCAAGATTAGAGAAGACTGTAGAAAAGGCAATCTTGGCTCCGGTTTCTCCCCCTTCCATGATCACGCTGTTTTCCACGGCACCGGCAAGCCCGGTGTAGTATAAAATATAAATTAGAGCGACAAACATCGTGCCAAAGGTTAAGGCACGAGGAAGATTCTTTTTGGCATCTCTTAATTCCGCATTAATACTGGTGGCAATGATCCAGCCTTCATAAGCAAAAGCAGTGGCCACCACAGCGGTAAACAAAGGATTGGCGGTTGATACATCAGCGATAACGCCACTGGTAAAGTTCTTAATCAAAACACCGTTGCTTAACCCGGTAACGGTCCCCAGGACAGCCATTAAAATCAGGGGGATCAACTTAATAATCGTGGTGGAAACCTGGAATTTTCCCGCCAATTTCGGGGACAAAGCATTGAGAGCATAGCTTCCCACCAAGTAGAAGCCTGCAATAGCCATCGCTTCCGCACCTACGATATCCCACCCCAGGAGAACGCAGGTATAGCGGGCTGAGACCCAGGCCAATACGGAGGTAATGGCCGGATAATAAATTGTGGTCATAAACCAGCCCAAAATATAGGCATAGCCCCGGCCCATGGTGGCTTCAGCGTAATCCACGACCCCATTGACCTTTTCATAACGTGTCGCCATAGTAGCAAATACATAGGCACAGACAATCATGATCATGCCGCCGATCACCCAGGCCAAAATACCCAGGGGCAGATCCCCGCCGGTAGCCAGCAAGATTTTCTCCGCTTTAAAAAACACGCCGCTTCCGATAACAATTCCGATAACCATGGCAATCGCGGTGAATAAACCATACTTTTTCTGTAGCTCATAATCCATAAGCAGCACTCCTCCATAATGATGTCACAGCCACAACTTTAGCAAAAATATTGCCACAATTCAATAACAGGCGCGACTATTTTTTACTTTTTCGTCTCATCTCCCGGCATAACGGCAAAAGAAAGTTTTCTTAATCGGCGCTCTCCCCCGCCGTCTTTAGTGTCCGCCGCTTTATGAAGTGTTTCCCGGAGGGTCTGCACTAATTCATCACACTCCTGATCGCTGAGATAAAGGGCATAACTTTGAAAATCAATTCGATCCTGAATGAGGTCATAATCCTTATTCTCTAAATACTTATCGAAATCCCTTAACAAAGTCATAGCAAAAGCGTAGAAATGCAGCGAGGGATCGTTTTTCAGACGATAAACCTTTTCCACTGTCCCCCGGATTTTATATTCTGCACAAACTTCGATGATTTCATCCTCGGCCAGCTTATTAACATGGCGGTAAAGGCTGGCCGGAGGAAGGCCGGGCAGCTCCTCAGCGATCCGCTTCACCGTTTCCGTCTCATTCTCTAAAAACAGCTGCAGGATATCCATTCTTACGGGATTCAGTAAACTATTTAAAGAGTTGCTAGCCATCAAAACACCTCGCTTTAATATTGTTCTCGATAATTATCTCATTTACTATAATATTATCAGTAACGATATTAATCAAGAGAAAATTTTATAGATAAAAGAAAACACCTTATTGCCATTGCCTTCAATAAGGTGCTCTCCATCCGGATTTCATGGAGGAATGAGGAATACCGGTCGGATGAGATTAGGTGTTATGGAGCCCTAGACCCAGCTTACGATATAGTGTGTGCCCGGCGGAATAGTGCTTTCAGCTGCGTCTGTTTTGGACTCGATGATCTGCCATTGAC from Desulfitobacterium chlororespirans DSM 11544 harbors:
- a CDS encoding DMT family transporter — its product is MNELIVEKREEKAQGIRTKAVRGTILTLIGGISWGFSGACGQYLFSVKGIDPHWVTVVRMLTAGLLLFCLVLFKYREQMVGLFSNKKDRWTLIVFSIFGLIACQYTYLLAISHSNAGTATVLQYLGPLLIMIFVCGMDRRLPTKTEGVAIVLAVTGTFLLATHGNVSNLVISTQGLFWGLMAALGLMLYTIIPGKIINRWGSIVVTGCGMLMGGSILLVFIRPWQIPVSLDWQVFWGMLAIIVIGTVVSFTLYLQGVSDIGPVKASMIASVEPVSAALFSAFWLGTAFVWIDMVGFALIITTVILLTRQGSSRD
- a CDS encoding C40 family peptidase; translation: MHFKESLSQFKTSASDQVQKIAKNISWKSPRVLGSLTVTLVLTGSLGFYFLTTTTAAAVMINGQQVGYVENSLSGQTLVDTYLQEKGEPYGVVAKTRDQINYESVRIKNSAYKESEIKEENLADSLSYYLEGYKVLANGTPIAYLPSKEDADKLLKEYEEYYSKSSDENKITSVSFLEEVTIEKVSIQPSQMTSLELAYEQLIEGQVTTKEYTVEEKDSWWLIARKNNMLTAEVLAGNSGATEDTVIKPGDVLKLVTVEPYLTVVSQGTYSGQEIIPYDVVTKTDYKLNPGQTKVVTKGSNGSKIVTYSYEQRNGVEVAKKVLDEKIVEKPVDEVVSKGPSKQTVNVASATSRGSANGSSLVDRALSFQGAKYVFGGTSTSGFDCSGFTKYIYSGSGISLPRTSYDQFNSGSSVSKDNLQAGDLVFFSTYASGASHVGIYIGNGKFVHASNPGSGVKVSGVSDSFYGPRYLGARRY
- a CDS encoding APC family permease, with amino-acid sequence MDYELQKKYGLFTAIAMVIGIVIGSGVFFKAEKILLATGGDLPLGILAWVIGGMIMIVCAYVFATMATRYEKVNGVVDYAEATMGRGYAYILGWFMTTIYYPAITSVLAWVSARYTCVLLGWDIVGAEAMAIAGFYLVGSYALNALSPKLAGKFQVSTTIIKLIPLILMAVLGTVTGLSNGVLIKNFTSGVIADVSTANPLFTAVVATAFAYEGWIIATSINAELRDAKKNLPRALTFGTMFVALIYILYYTGLAGAVENSVIMEGGETGAKIAFSTVFSNLGGSVLFVFVVISCLGTLNGLMLGCTRGFYSLAARNLGPQPHIYKNIDANTNMPTNSAIMGLLFTAGWLLYFFGANLVPIHGSAPWFGPFSFDSSELPIVTLYAMYIPIFMMMMKKEQSLSAFKRFIMPTLAICACVFMVIAAVYAHRWAVLYYLILFIVVMAVGGMFYFTKKPH
- a CDS encoding secondary thiamine-phosphate synthase enzyme YjbQ; translated protein: MVHTLNLQTQKRNQWIDITSLIEGFLQNFQFKDGVAVIYCPHTTAGITINENADPDVCRDLLRRLDELCPWDMAQDRHGEGNSAAHLKASLIGSSQTVIVKDGRLLLGRWQGIYFCEFDGPRSRQCFVKFIG
- a CDS encoding nuclease-related domain-containing protein, whose translation is MFFWNRKKATKKISPEPEAAQEVWQRKKYRTNYYTYNWAKERGSLRSKKQRKHEIGEYKLEVGLAHLPRCFRRLSNLLLGTKGRFHQIDHVLISPYGIFLLEANNLSGLIVGEEKEPKWYQAITWRVKTFPNPIMENQVRVQVLQELAGLDKTIPVFSYVTFNRSCNLKVFSGVVFYDIDLPASILQLAQNQPAVLSDEEILEIVERIEKINLTDLGLRNEYAARQRRERMQYRPKYGDIRCSICQKAVNERMARYCLNRSEKFAWKIYCEKHQREMTRVVRREGGREEHGPYPEPTDSKKESMD
- a CDS encoding helix-turn-helix domain-containing protein, encoding MASNSLNSLLNPVRMDILQLFLENETETVKRIAEELPGLPPASLYRHVNKLAEDEIIEVCAEYKIRGTVEKVYRLKNDPSLHFYAFAMTLLRDFDKYLENKDYDLIQDRIDFQSYALYLSDQECDELVQTLRETLHKAADTKDGGGERRLRKLSFAVMPGDETKK